Proteins from one Streptomyces caniferus genomic window:
- a CDS encoding acyl-CoA thioesterase, whose amino-acid sequence MTNPAEKLVDLLDLEQIEVNIFRGRSPQESLQRVFGGQVAGQALVAAGRTTEGDRPVHSLHAYFLRPGRPGVPIVYQVERVRDGRSFTTRRVVAVQQGRTIFNLTASFHKPEPGFDHQLPLRRVVPDPEELPTVAEEVREALHDLPESLERMARRMPFEIRYADRLRWTPDEIAGAEPRSAVWMRAVGPLGDDPLVHTCALTYASDMTLLDAVRIPVEPLWGPRGFDMASLDHAMWFHRPFRADEWFLYDQESPIATGGRGLARGRIYDREGRLLVSVVQEGLFRKLGD is encoded by the coding sequence ATGACCAATCCCGCCGAAAAGCTGGTCGATCTGCTGGATCTGGAGCAGATCGAGGTGAACATCTTCCGAGGTCGCAGCCCGCAGGAATCGCTGCAGCGGGTCTTCGGCGGGCAGGTCGCGGGCCAGGCGTTGGTGGCTGCCGGGCGGACCACGGAAGGTGACCGCCCGGTCCACTCGCTCCATGCGTACTTTCTGCGGCCGGGCCGGCCCGGGGTGCCGATCGTGTACCAGGTCGAGCGGGTCCGCGACGGGCGGTCCTTCACCACTCGCCGGGTCGTCGCCGTCCAGCAGGGACGCACGATCTTCAATCTGACCGCCTCCTTTCACAAGCCGGAACCCGGCTTCGATCATCAGTTGCCGCTGCGTCGGGTGGTGCCCGATCCGGAGGAGCTGCCGACGGTTGCGGAAGAGGTCCGCGAGGCCCTGCACGATCTGCCCGAGTCGCTGGAGCGGATGGCGCGCAGGATGCCGTTCGAGATCCGCTATGCCGACCGGTTGCGCTGGACGCCGGACGAGATCGCGGGCGCGGAGCCCCGCAGTGCGGTGTGGATGCGTGCGGTCGGGCCGCTGGGCGACGATCCGCTCGTGCACACCTGCGCGCTGACCTACGCCAGCGATATGACGCTGCTGGACGCCGTCCGCATCCCGGTCGAGCCGCTCTGGGGGCCGCGCGGGTTCGACATGGCCTCGCTCGACCATGCGATGTGGTTCCACCGGCCGTTCCGAGCGGACGAGTGGTTCCTCTACGACCAGGAGTCGCCGATCGCCACCGGAGGCCGGGGCCTGGCCCGCGGGCGGATCTACGACCGGGAGGGCAGACTGCTGGTCTCGGTCGTCCAGGAGGGGCTGTTCAGAAAGCTCGGCGACTGA
- a CDS encoding DEAD/DEAH box helicase, translating to MTLIDHLPNDADPDALFEAFSGWAEQQGIALYPAQEEALIEVVSGANVILSTPTGSGKSLVAAGAHFTALANDQVTFYTAPIKALVSEKFFDLCKLFGTENVGMLTGDASVNADAPVICCTAEVLASIALRDGKDADIGQVVMDEFHFYAEPDRGWAWQIPLLELPQAQFILMSATLGDMSRFEEDLTRRTGKPTSVVRSATRPVPLSYEYRTTAMTETLTELLETRQSPVYIVHFTQAAAVERAQALMSINMCTRAEKDQIAELIGNFRFTTKFGRNLSRYVRHGIGVHHAGMLPKYRRLVEKLAQAGLLKVICGTDTLGVGVNVPIRTVLFTALTKYDGTRVRTLRAREFHQIAGRAGRAGFDTAGFVVAQAPEHVVENEKALAKAGDDPKKRRKVVRKKAPEGFVNWGENTFEKLIASDPEALNSRFRVTHAMLLSVIARPGNAFDAMRKLLEDNHEPRRNQLRHIRRAIAIYRSLLDGGIVERLSAPDAEGRIVRLTVDLQQDFALNQPLSTFALAAFDLLDPESPSYALDMVSVVESTLDDPRQILAAQQNKARGEAVAQMKADGVEYEDRMERLMDVEYPKPLEELLFHAYGLYRKSHPWVGDHPLSPKSVIRDMYERAMTFTEFTSFYELARTEGIVLRYLASAYKALDHTVPDDLKSEDFEDIIAWLGEMVRQVDSSLLDEWEQLANPEVETAEQAAERADQVRPVTSNARAFRVLVRNAMFRRVELAALDKVEELGEMDADSGWDADAWGEAMDAYWDEYDELGTGPDARGPKLLQIQEDAEHGLWKVRQTFADPNSDHDWGISAEVDLAASDEEGRAVVRVTDVGQL from the coding sequence GTGACCCTCATCGATCATCTCCCGAACGACGCCGACCCCGATGCCCTCTTCGAAGCCTTTTCGGGCTGGGCCGAGCAGCAGGGCATTGCGCTCTACCCTGCCCAGGAGGAGGCGCTGATCGAGGTGGTCTCCGGGGCGAACGTCATCCTGTCCACCCCGACCGGCTCGGGTAAGAGCCTGGTGGCGGCCGGTGCGCACTTCACCGCGCTCGCCAATGATCAGGTCACCTTCTACACCGCTCCCATCAAGGCGCTGGTCTCGGAGAAGTTCTTCGATCTGTGCAAGCTGTTCGGCACGGAGAACGTCGGCATGCTCACCGGTGACGCATCGGTCAACGCCGATGCGCCGGTCATCTGCTGCACCGCCGAGGTCCTCGCCTCGATAGCGCTGCGGGACGGCAAGGACGCCGACATCGGCCAGGTCGTGATGGACGAGTTCCATTTCTATGCCGAGCCGGACCGTGGCTGGGCCTGGCAGATTCCGCTGCTGGAACTTCCGCAGGCGCAGTTCATCCTGATGTCGGCGACGCTCGGCGACATGTCGCGCTTCGAGGAGGATCTGACCCGGCGCACGGGGAAGCCGACGTCGGTGGTGCGCTCGGCGACGCGGCCGGTGCCGCTGTCGTACGAGTACCGCACGACGGCGATGACGGAGACGCTCACCGAGCTGCTGGAGACCCGCCAGTCTCCCGTGTACATCGTGCACTTCACGCAGGCCGCCGCCGTGGAGCGGGCGCAGGCGCTGATGAGCATCAATATGTGTACACGTGCCGAGAAGGACCAGATCGCCGAGCTCATCGGGAACTTCCGGTTCACCACCAAGTTCGGCCGCAACCTGTCGCGGTATGTCCGCCATGGCATCGGTGTGCACCACGCCGGCATGCTGCCGAAGTACCGCAGGCTCGTCGAGAAGCTGGCGCAGGCGGGTCTGCTGAAGGTCATCTGCGGTACGGACACCCTCGGTGTGGGTGTCAACGTCCCCATCCGCACGGTGCTGTTCACCGCGCTGACGAAGTACGACGGGACGCGGGTGCGGACGCTTCGGGCGCGGGAGTTCCATCAGATCGCGGGCCGCGCCGGCCGGGCCGGGTTCGACACTGCGGGCTTTGTGGTCGCGCAGGCGCCCGAGCATGTGGTGGAGAACGAGAAGGCGCTGGCCAAGGCGGGCGACGATCCCAAGAAGCGCCGGAAGGTGGTGCGCAAGAAGGCGCCGGAGGGCTTCGTCAACTGGGGTGAGAACACCTTCGAGAAGCTGATCGCTTCCGATCCGGAGGCTCTGAACTCCCGCTTCCGGGTGACCCACGCGATGCTGCTGTCCGTGATCGCGCGGCCGGGCAACGCGTTCGACGCGATGCGCAAGCTGCTCGAGGACAACCATGAGCCGCGCAGGAATCAGCTCAGGCACATCCGGCGGGCCATCGCGATCTACCGCTCGCTGCTGGACGGCGGGATCGTGGAGCGGCTGTCGGCGCCGGATGCGGAGGGCCGGATCGTCCGGCTGACCGTGGATCTTCAGCAGGACTTCGCGCTGAACCAGCCGCTGTCGACGTTCGCCCTTGCCGCGTTCGACCTGCTCGACCCGGAGTCGCCGTCCTACGCTCTGGACATGGTCTCGGTCGTGGAGTCCACGCTGGACGATCCCCGGCAGATCCTTGCGGCGCAGCAGAACAAGGCCCGGGGCGAGGCGGTCGCCCAGATGAAGGCCGACGGCGTCGAGTACGAGGACCGCATGGAACGGCTCATGGACGTCGAGTACCCCAAGCCGCTGGAGGAGCTGCTCTTCCACGCCTACGGCCTGTACCGCAAGAGCCACCCGTGGGTCGGCGACCACCCGCTGTCGCCGAAGTCGGTCATCCGCGATATGTACGAACGCGCCATGACCTTCACGGAGTTCACGTCCTTCTACGAGCTGGCGCGTACGGAGGGGATCGTCCTGCGCTACCTGGCGAGTGCGTACAAGGCGCTGGACCACACCGTGCCGGATGATCTGAAGTCCGAGGACTTCGAGGACATCATCGCCTGGCTGGGCGAGATGGTGCGGCAGGTCGACTCCAGTCTGCTGGACGAGTGGGAACAGCTCGCCAATCCCGAGGTGGAGACGGCGGAGCAGGCCGCGGAGCGGGCCGATCAGGTCCGGCCGGTCACGTCCAATGCGCGGGCGTTCCGGGTGCTGGTGCGCAATGCGATGTTCCGGCGGGTGGAGCTGGCGGCGCTGGACAAGGTCGAGGAGCTCGGCGAGATGGATGCCGATTCCGGCTGGGACGCGGATGCCTGGGGCGAGGCGATGGACGCCTACTGGGACGAATACGACGAGCTGGGCACCGGTCCGGACGCGCGCGGCCCGAAGCTGCTGCAGATTCAGGAGGATGCCGAGCACGGACTGTGGAAGGTGCGGCAGACTTTCGCCGACCCGAACAGTGATCACGACTGGGGCATCTCCGCGGAGGTGGACCTGGCCGCCTCCGACGAGGAGGGGCGCGCGGTGGTGCGGGTCACGGATGTGGGTCAGTTGTGA